One window of the Solanum stenotomum isolate F172 chromosome 11, ASM1918654v1, whole genome shotgun sequence genome contains the following:
- the LOC125845930 gene encoding uncharacterized protein LOC125845930, protein MLAQEIIHQIKKPNIGSNVVIKLDMAKAYDRVSWPYICLVLRRMGFDKTFIDMVWRIMANNWYSSIVNGKMYGFYQFTRGLKQGDPLSPALFILRAEVLSRSLNRIHNNPNYHGFFMEMRGPQVNHLSFADDIIIFTSGRKKSLELIMHTLNTYEETSGQLVSKTKAILWSIRMHSTALGTGLRELLLSSKFRTLWQTSFGDGKMTGKKYHWYSWKNLSFPYEEGGIGMINLKDRSNPISKKWDTGDSPTWKLLMHNKVKIEEHIHWTINSGTCSFWWDNWLGVGPLAHFSNESNRFNNNTVTDFLIEGQWNLEMVIQQALIACCSSAWNELREKRNSFGNEPVACYCCDRPGWDTIDHIFNTGHFATHVWRYARKYGGKQSNISRVKYVVYKDNYKLMTTTFPYIRWPSNWAELIKQAGKCFHDTKVFIVYWQRPPEQWVKLNTDGSALSNPGRTGAGGIIREHNGEMILAFATPLGNGTNNQAEIGAAIFGMTWVLQLGYKSVVLEVDSQLLVDWIM, encoded by the exons ATGCTAGCTCAAGAGATCATCCATCAGATTAAGAAGCCTAATATTGGGAGCAATGTGGTCATTAAATTGGACATGGCAAAGGCTTATGACAGGGTCTCTTGGCCCTATATCTGCCTGGTATTAAGGAGAATGGGCTTTGATAAGACATTTATTGACATGGTATGGAGGATCATGGCAAATAATTGGTATTCAAGTATTGTTAATGGAAAAATGTATGGCTTCTATCAATTCACTAGAGGTCTCAAGCAAGGTGATCCTCTATCACCTGCCCTATTTATTTTAAGGGCAGAGGTCCTTTCTAGATCATTGAACAGAATTCACAACAATCCTAACTACCATGGTTTCTTTATGGAGATGAGAGGTCCTCAAGTTAATCACCTTAGCTTTGCGGATGATATTATCATATTTACTTCAGGAAGGAAAAAGTCGCTTGAACTGATTATGCATACGCTGAATACATATGAAGAGACTTCGGGACAGCTAGTGTCAAAGACAAAAGCCATTTTATGGTCCATTCGAATGCATTCAACAGCACTAGGGACAGGATTAAGAGAATTACTG TTATCAAGCAAATTCAGAACCTTATGGCAGACTTCTTTTGGGGATGGAAAAATGACAGGAAAAAAATACCATTGGTACTCATGGAAAAATTTGAGTTTTCCGTATGAGGAAGGAGGCATTGGTATGATAAATTTAAAGGAT AGATCCAATCCTATCAGCAAGAAGTGGGACACTGGTGACTCGCCTACCTGGAAACTTTTAATGCATAACAAAGTAAAGATTGAGGAGCACATACATTGGACAATCAACTCTGGAACTTGCTCTTTCTGGTGGGATAACTGGTTAGGAGTTGGACCTCTAGCACACTTCTCTAATGAAAGCAACAGGTTCAATAACAACACAGTGACTGATTTCCTGATTGAGGGCCAATGGAATCTGGAGATGGTGATACAGCAGGCCCTTATAGCATG TTGTTCTTCTGCCTGGAATGAACTCAGGGAAAAAAGGAACAG CTTTGGCAATGAACCAGTGGCATGTTATTGCTGCGACAGACCTGGGTGGGATACTATagatcatatcttcaatactgGTCATTTTGCAACACATGTATGGAG GTACGCGAGGAAATATGGAGGGAAGCAGTCTAACATCTCTAGAGTCAAGTATGTAGTTTACAAGGACAACTACAAGCTTATGACTACTACCTTCCCCTACATCAGATGGCCCTCGAACTGGGCAGAATTGATCAAACAGGCAGGGAAATGTTTTCATGATACCAAGGTGTTTATAGTGTATTGGCAAAGACCTCCTGAACAATGGGTGAAACTAAATACAGATGGTAGTGCATTAAGTAACCCCGGGAGAACAGGTGCAGGAGGTATAATTAGAGAACACAATGGTGAAATGATCTTAGCATTTGCGACCCCGCTAGGAAATGGAACCAACAACCAGGCCGAAATAGGAGCAGCCATATTTGGCATGACATGGGTACTTCAACTGGGCTACAAGAGTGTTGTGTTGGAAGTGGATTCGCAGCTGCTCGTGGACTGGATCATGTAG
- the LOC125843613 gene encoding uncharacterized protein LOC125843613 — translation MFDHLQRLPVLFFFLLLSLSFSESLHENKESDTPISRFQQYLRINTAHPNPNYTTAINYLTNFANSIPNLHSKVIHLTPTSPLLLLTWPGSNPSLPSILFNSHLDSVPAEPDKWIHPPFSAHKTSDGRIFARGAQDDKCIGMQYLEAIKAIQTSDSKFVPLRNVHILYVPEEEVGGFDGMGKFVELKEFEELNLGFMMDEGQASPNDEFRVFYADRTPWHTVIKAVGMPGHGSKLYDNTAMENLMKSMEVITKFRESMFDMVKAGLAANSEVISVNPVFLNAGTPSPTGFMMNMQPSEAEAGFDIRMPPTADPELMRKIIEEQWAPAWRNMTYKITKKGFLRDIMGRPLMTLASDSNPWWSVFNEAVTRAGGKLSKPEILASTTDARFMRRLGIPTFGFSPMKNTPILLHDHNENLKDTVYLEGIKVYECIIKSLSSFEGSYEH, via the exons ATGTTCGATCACCTCCAACGTCTCCCagtcctcttcttcttcctcctcctttcACTCTCATTCTCCGAATCCCTCCATGAAAACAAAGAATCAGACACACCCATTTCCCGTTTCCAACAATATCTCAGAATCAACACTGCCCATCCTAACCCAAACTACACTACCGCCATTAACTACCTCACTAACTTCGCCAACTCCATCCCAAATCTTCACTCCAAAGTAATTCACCTCACCCCTACTTCACCCCTCCTCCTATTAACCTGGCCAGGTTCAAATCCTTCACTTCCCTCCATTCTTTTCAACTCTCATCTTGATTCTGTCCCTGCTGAACCAGATAAATGGATCCACCCGCCGTTCTCCGCTCACAAGACTTCCGATGGAAGAATATTTGCACGGGGAGCCCAGGATGATAAGTGTATTGGTATGCAGTATTTGGAGGCAATCAAAGCGATTCAAACTAGCGATTCAAAATTTGTGCCACTGAGAAATGTTCATATTCTGTATGTTCCTGAAGAGGAGGTTGGTGGGTTTGATGGGATGGGGAAGTTTGTGGAGTTGAAAGAATTTGAAGAGTTGAATCTTGGGTTTATGATGGATGAGGGACAGGCTTCGCCTAATGatgagtttagggttttttatgCTGATAGGACACCTTGGCATACGGTGATTAAGGCTGTTGGAATGCCTGGACATGGGTCTAAATTGTATGATAATACTGCTATGGAGAACTTGATGAAGAGTATGGAGGTTATTACTAAGTTTAGGGAGTCTATGTTTGATATGGTCAAGGCTGGACTGGCTGCTAATTCTGAGGTCATCTCAGTGAACCCGGTGTTTCTCAATGCTGGAACTCCTTCCCCAACT GGATTTATGATGAACATGCAACCCTCTGAGGCTGAGGCGGGTTTTGATATTAGGATGCCGCCAACAGCTGACCCCGAACTTATGAGGAAGATAATCGAAGAGCAATGGGCACCAGCTTGGAGGAACATGACATATAAG ATAACCAAGAAAGGATTCCTAAGGGACATCATGGGACGTCCTCTCATGACACTTGCTTCCGATTCCAACCCTTGGTGGTCTGTGTTCAATGAAGCTGTTACTAGAGCTGGTGGAAAACTCTCCAAGCCTGAAATATTAGCTTCGACTACTGATGCTCGATTCATGAGACGGCTGGGAATTCCTACCTTTGGTTTCTCCCCAATGAAGAATACCCCCATCTTACTTCATGACCACAATGAG AACCTCAAGGATACTGTTTATTTGGAGGGGATTAAGGTGTATGAATGCATTATAAAGTCATTAAGTTCCTTTGAGGGATCTTATGAACACTGA
- the LOC125845931 gene encoding uncharacterized protein LOC125845931 → MHHISIIAILEPFSDIIHVQSFKQQLVMDQAMSNCNGKIWLFWNLDVDCKVLEENEQQITCEIAHNELQTQFTTTFVYAKCKDHLRRPLWDRMLHHANVTTNSPWCAVGDYNVITSMDEKLGGVPYNMRKSLEFIVVIEACGLQDLGFSGQKFTWSNNRGIYNRVWKRLDRALVNDSWLEKMPQTTIIHLPSVGSNHCPLLMEMKARSEDHTRYFKFVNCWADQPNFSDVVQACWERELEGNSMWRFHQKLKRLAGTLSSWSKGEFGDIFINVKEYENKVKIAEKNFIQHNTDENRAALHELNAEYIRFLKLEDSILKQKAQLQWFREGDSNTKYFHSLIRGRRRRLFIHRILKEDGEWLQGDENIAAAAYDHFQQIFTGEDKFISEGPLECLPRMINQENNDKLTARPTLEELKEVVFSMNPNSVAGPDGMNGCFFQKCWQIIKHDLLEVILAFFSGQMIPKYFSHSCIVLLPKVNNPNKLSEF, encoded by the coding sequence ATGCATCATATTTCTATTATAGctatcctagaaccattctcaGACATTATTCATGTGCAGTCCTTCAAACAACAACTTGTTATGGATCAGGCTATGAGTAATTGCAATGGTAAAATATGGTTATTTTGGAATTTGGATGTTGACTGCAAAGTGTTAGAGGAGAATGAACAACAAATTACTTGTGAAATTGCCCATAATGAGCTGCAAACTCAATTCACTACAACATTTGTGTATGCCAAATGCAAGGATCATCTTAGAAGACCTCTCTGGGACAGAATGCTTCATCATGCCAATGTTACAACCAATTCTCCTTGGTGTGCAGTAGGGGATTATAATGTTATCACTTCTATGGATGAAAAGCTAGGAGGGGTGCcttacaacatgaggaaaagtTTGGAATTCATAGTTGTAATTGAGGCGTGTGGTCTGCAGGATCTTGGCTTCAGTGGACAGAAATTTACATGGTCTAACAACAGGGGTATATACAACAGGGTGTGGAAAAGATTAGACAGGGCTCTGGTAAATGACTCTTGGCTGGAAAAAATGCCTCAAACAACTATCATTCACCTCCCTTCAGTGGGATCTAATCATTGCCCCCTATTGATGGAAATGAAGGCTAGAAGTGAGGATCATACTAGATACTTCAAATTTGTGAACTGCTGGGCTGATCAACCTAACTTCAGTGACGTTGTTCAAGCATGCTGGGAAAGGGAATTGGAGGGCAATAGTATGTGGAGGTTCCACCAGAAACTCAAAAGATTGGCTGGCACTCTTAGCTCTTGGTCCAAGGGAGAATTTGGAGACATCTTTATCAATGTCAAGGAGTATGAAAATAAAGTCAAAATTGCTGAGAAAAACTTTATTCAACACAATACAGATGAGAACAGAGCTGCCTTACATGAGCTGAATGCAGAATATATCAGATTTCTAAAGTTGGAGGATTCTATATTAAAGCAAAAAGCCCAGCTCCAATGGTTTAGAGAAGGCGACAGCAACACTAAATACTTCCACTCACTGATAAGGGGGAGAAGAAGGAGACTCTTTATACACAGAATTCTAAAGGAGGATGGGGAATGGTTACAAGGTGATGAGAATATTGCAGCTGCAGCTTATGATCACTTCCAACAAATCTTCACAGGTGAAGATAAGTTCATCAGTGAAGGACCTCTTGAATGCCTCCCTAGAATGattaatcaagaaaacaatgatAAACTGACTGCCAGGCCTACTTTGGAAGAATTAAAGGAAGTGGTTTTTTCCATGAACCCTAATTCAGTAGCTGGTCCAGATGGCATGAATGGTTGCTTTTTCCAGAAATGCTGGCAGATCATCAAACACGACCTGCTAGAAGTCATCCTAGCCTTTTTCAGTGGGCAGATGATTCCCAAATACTTCTCCCATTCCTGCATCGTTTTGCTGCCCAAAGTGAACAATCCTAATAAGCTCTCTGAATTTTGA